One window from the genome of Blastopirellula retiformator encodes:
- a CDS encoding zinc-binding metallopeptidase family protein: MLEIFEAITRRLIESWKSDEPTGRRNAYRCRCQRPVYFYNSFCLGCKTPLGFQPDLLQVLAMTPADEKDAWVVAGQEEEGALWKRCENFHSPAGCNWLVPAEEEEPLCRSCRLNNTIPGLDIDENGQWWRKIENAKRRLVAQLLQLGLPVVSKVSEDPERGVMFDFLRSPEGGPRVMTGHANGLITLNIEEANDSIREKTRHEMREPYRTLLGHFRHEIGHYYWDRLVDKTEWHKKFREVFGDERADYAAALKRNYEHGPPADWANRFISSYASVHPWEDWAECWAHYLHVVDSLDTALRFGLRGEEVEQAVEPFTVDDLYDPKDEDAKRVILLINSWVQLTTVINELARSMGQQDFYPFVMSRSVVRKIHFIHLLVKDARGGTSLI, translated from the coding sequence ATGTTGGAAATCTTCGAGGCGATCACGCGGCGTCTCATCGAGTCGTGGAAGTCGGACGAGCCGACCGGTCGCCGCAACGCCTATCGGTGCCGCTGCCAGCGGCCGGTATATTTCTACAACAGCTTTTGCCTGGGCTGTAAGACGCCGCTCGGCTTTCAGCCCGATCTGTTGCAGGTGTTGGCGATGACCCCGGCCGACGAGAAAGACGCCTGGGTGGTCGCTGGCCAGGAAGAGGAAGGCGCCCTCTGGAAACGGTGCGAGAACTTCCACTCGCCGGCCGGCTGCAATTGGCTGGTTCCTGCCGAAGAAGAGGAGCCGTTGTGCCGCTCGTGCCGGCTGAATAACACGATTCCCGGTCTCGACATTGACGAGAATGGGCAATGGTGGCGAAAGATCGAGAACGCCAAACGTCGCCTGGTCGCGCAGCTGCTGCAATTGGGGTTGCCGGTCGTCTCAAAAGTGAGCGAAGACCCAGAGCGTGGAGTGATGTTCGACTTTCTCCGTTCGCCGGAGGGAGGCCCGCGGGTGATGACCGGGCATGCCAATGGCTTAATCACGCTGAACATCGAAGAGGCGAACGACTCGATTCGCGAGAAGACGCGGCACGAGATGCGCGAGCCGTATCGCACGCTGCTCGGTCACTTTCGCCACGAGATCGGTCATTACTATTGGGATCGCCTGGTCGACAAGACCGAGTGGCACAAGAAGTTTCGCGAAGTATTTGGCGATGAGCGCGCGGACTACGCCGCCGCTCTGAAGCGCAATTACGAACATGGTCCTCCCGCCGACTGGGCCAATCGGTTTATTAGCTCTTACGCGTCGGTCCATCCCTGGGAAGATTGGGCCGAATGTTGGGCCCACTATCTGCATGTGGTCGATAGCCTCGACACGGCGCTTCGCTTTGGGCTACGGGGAGAAGAAGTCGAGCAGGCGGTCGAGCCGTTTACGGTCGACGACCTGTACGACCCGAAGGACGAAGACGCCAAGCGGGTGATCCTGCTGATCAACTCGTGGGTGCAACTGACGACGGTCATTAACGAACTGGCCCGCAGCATGGGGCAGCAAGACTTCTACCCATTTGTGATGTCGCGCTCGGTGGTCCGCAAAATTCACTTTATTCATTTGCTCGTCAAGGATGCCCGCGGCGGAACGTCGCTGATCTAG
- a CDS encoding DUF1592 domain-containing protein, with the protein MSHRIVIAILAFFVGIEAAWAAGLDVRQFLTSHCTSCHGEDAQEGDLRFDQLTLHETTPATLDTWRRIVTALENGEMPPPEETQPAAATVRSAIDDIVASVARPAKAVGPATRRLNRKEYEHTVCDLLGIDQPLADLLPEDGDAQGFDKGAAGLSISSVLLEQYLEAANVAFDATIRRIRPLEPETRHIELMEVKENVDSVKKAKGGTLEAEGSFVKFTPGWPPARIDPAHPIEDGVYRCRVALWPYQAGDRTLSVSLYVGSLFGSTTRKLIGVYDVTGTSDKPRVIEFTTAMKAGDTVHILPQIWPEHVTWRDKHEKRPGIAVAWAETYGPLDQDFPSQAQRQLFGDVDSLHLVEDQPVWMRHRKGVKSCRVESDHPEEDIRRILTNVLPKAFRRPVDAETVEPYVELALQCHRSGQSFEDAVRTGVTAVLCSPQFLLLERSEQLDDYDIASKLSYFLWSTAPDQELLDLAAAGKLRDKQVLNGQVERMIADPRIERFVTDFTGRWLDLDDIEFTTPDSKLYPEFDFLLQQAMVEETRRFFQQVLKEDLSVINFVDADWTIVNERLARHYGIEQVRGNEQYRKVGLPADSLRGGVLTQASVLKVTANGTSTSPVTRGVWVLDNILGCPSPPPPPKVPAVEPDIRGATTIHEQLALHRQDAMCASCHRRIDPIGFALEKFDVIGGERQWYRSIGEGKKLPGKVSYRIGQDLQTAGTLPDGQEFAGFAEFRELMADRRPQIARAIATKLLVYGGGRPVTFADRRQIEEIVQSTESHDYGLKSMIQAIVTSDLFLSPTPNP; encoded by the coding sequence TTGTCGCATCGAATTGTCATTGCAATTCTAGCCTTTTTCGTTGGGATCGAAGCAGCCTGGGCCGCAGGTTTAGACGTCCGGCAGTTTCTCACAAGCCATTGCACCAGTTGTCATGGAGAGGATGCCCAGGAAGGCGATTTGCGGTTCGATCAGCTGACGCTGCACGAGACGACGCCGGCGACGCTCGACACCTGGCGGCGAATCGTCACGGCGCTCGAAAATGGCGAGATGCCCCCGCCCGAAGAAACGCAGCCGGCGGCCGCGACAGTTCGGTCCGCCATCGACGACATCGTGGCCAGCGTCGCCCGACCAGCCAAAGCCGTGGGACCGGCGACGCGACGATTGAACCGGAAAGAGTACGAGCATACCGTCTGCGATCTGCTGGGGATCGACCAACCGCTGGCCGATCTGTTGCCCGAGGATGGCGACGCGCAAGGCTTTGACAAAGGGGCGGCCGGGCTGAGCATCTCTTCGGTGCTGCTAGAACAATACTTGGAAGCGGCCAACGTCGCCTTCGACGCCACAATCCGTCGCATTCGTCCGCTGGAGCCCGAGACGCGGCATATCGAATTGATGGAGGTGAAGGAGAACGTCGATTCGGTCAAGAAGGCGAAAGGTGGGACGCTGGAAGCGGAAGGCTCGTTCGTCAAATTCACCCCCGGTTGGCCGCCTGCCCGGATCGATCCGGCTCATCCAATTGAGGATGGCGTTTATCGCTGCCGCGTCGCCTTGTGGCCTTATCAGGCGGGCGATCGGACGCTCTCGGTTTCGCTCTACGTCGGCAGTCTGTTTGGTTCGACGACGCGCAAGTTGATCGGCGTCTACGACGTGACCGGGACCTCCGATAAGCCGCGGGTGATCGAGTTTACGACCGCCATGAAAGCGGGCGATACCGTTCACATCTTGCCGCAGATCTGGCCCGAGCATGTCACGTGGCGCGACAAACATGAGAAGCGTCCTGGTATCGCCGTCGCGTGGGCGGAGACGTACGGGCCGCTTGATCAAGATTTTCCTTCCCAGGCACAGCGGCAGTTGTTTGGTGACGTGGACAGCCTACACTTGGTCGAAGACCAGCCAGTTTGGATGCGCCATCGCAAAGGGGTCAAGTCGTGCCGCGTTGAATCGGATCACCCCGAGGAAGACATTCGGCGGATCTTGACCAACGTCCTGCCCAAGGCGTTTCGCCGGCCGGTCGACGCAGAGACAGTCGAGCCTTACGTTGAACTGGCCTTGCAGTGTCATCGTAGCGGCCAGTCGTTTGAAGATGCCGTCCGCACTGGCGTGACGGCCGTCTTGTGCTCGCCGCAGTTTTTGTTGCTGGAGCGATCAGAGCAGCTAGACGACTACGACATCGCGTCGAAGCTTTCGTACTTTCTGTGGTCAACGGCGCCTGACCAAGAGCTGTTGGATTTGGCGGCCGCAGGCAAGCTGCGTGACAAGCAGGTGCTAAACGGTCAAGTCGAGCGAATGATCGCCGATCCACGGATCGAACGCTTTGTGACTGACTTTACGGGGCGGTGGCTCGACCTGGACGACATTGAGTTCACCACGCCCGACTCGAAACTCTATCCGGAATTTGATTTCCTGTTGCAGCAGGCGATGGTCGAAGAGACGCGGCGGTTCTTTCAGCAGGTGCTGAAAGAAGACTTGAGCGTCATCAACTTTGTCGACGCCGACTGGACGATTGTGAACGAGCGGTTGGCTCGGCACTATGGAATTGAACAAGTCCGCGGTAACGAACAGTATCGCAAAGTCGGCTTGCCGGCCGATTCGCTTCGCGGCGGCGTCCTGACGCAAGCGAGCGTCTTGAAGGTGACCGCCAACGGCACGTCGACCTCACCAGTCACCCGTGGCGTCTGGGTGTTGGATAACATTCTCGGTTGCCCGTCTCCGCCGCCGCCACCGAAGGTGCCGGCCGTTGAGCCCGACATTCGCGGGGCGACGACGATTCACGAGCAACTCGCGCTGCACCGCCAGGACGCCATGTGCGCCAGCTGCCATCGGCGGATCGATCCGATCGGATTTGCCCTGGAAAAATTCGACGTCATCGGCGGTGAGCGGCAGTGGTACCGTTCGATTGGCGAAGGGAAGAAGCTGCCCGGCAAGGTCTCTTACCGCATTGGTCAAGATCTGCAAACTGCCGGCACGCTGCCCGATGGGCAAGAGTTCGCCGGGTTTGCCGAGTTTCGCGAACTGATGGCGGACCGGCGCCCGCAGATTGCCCGAGCGATCGCCACCAAGCTGTTGGTTTATGGCGGCGGACGCCCGGTGACGTTCGCCGATCGGCGGCAGATTGAGGAAATCGTGCAGAGCACCGAGTCGCACGACTACGGTTTGAAGTCGATGATCCAAGCGATCGTCACCAGCGATTTGTTTCTGTCTCCGACCCCGAACCCCTAG
- a CDS encoding DUF1552 domain-containing protein — MKAIHRRRFLQSSGVAIGLPLLASLGVGKAKASEPEQPRGDIRRMLSICSPLGYYGPYFFPEGEGADYKPSPYLEPLQAVRDKFTVISGLSHPDVNGGHSAEKSFLTGAAHPGRPGFQNTISVDQYAAEFIGRATRFPSLALGLNGTSMSWTRAGVSIPCESRPSRLFAKLFLAGTAAERATQLQRVQNGQSIMDLVMDQTKSVARDLGKQDGQTLDQYLSSIRDLEQGLRNAEDWIDKPKPVVDRKPPEDIADRSELTARMQLMYDMIFLAFQTDSTRLITLSGAGDNGVVALDGVEDGWHNLSHHGRDEEKIKMLAIIELEEMRLFAELLQKLDDVQEGDVTLLDQTSIVLGSNLGNASSHDNSNLPIIAAGGRFQHGQHLAFDPKNPPPLCNLFVSQLQHLQIEVDQFASGGTTLAGLSAKQG, encoded by the coding sequence ATGAAGGCGATCCACCGTAGACGATTCTTGCAGTCTTCCGGCGTAGCCATTGGACTGCCGTTGCTGGCGAGCCTAGGCGTTGGTAAAGCCAAAGCGAGCGAACCGGAACAGCCCCGCGGCGACATTCGCCGGATGCTGTCGATCTGCTCGCCCCTCGGTTATTACGGGCCCTATTTCTTTCCGGAAGGAGAAGGCGCCGACTACAAGCCGTCCCCCTACCTCGAGCCGCTGCAGGCGGTTCGCGACAAATTTACCGTCATCTCGGGGCTCAGTCATCCTGACGTCAACGGCGGGCACAGCGCTGAGAAATCGTTTTTGACCGGCGCCGCGCACCCGGGACGCCCTGGTTTTCAAAACACGATCTCGGTCGATCAATACGCCGCCGAGTTTATCGGCCGGGCGACCCGCTTTCCGTCGCTTGCCTTGGGGCTGAACGGGACGAGCATGTCCTGGACGCGAGCCGGCGTTTCGATCCCGTGCGAAAGTCGCCCCTCCCGGTTGTTCGCCAAGCTCTTCTTGGCCGGCACCGCGGCCGAGCGGGCGACCCAACTGCAGCGCGTGCAAAACGGGCAAAGCATCATGGACCTGGTCATGGATCAGACCAAGAGCGTGGCCCGCGATCTGGGAAAGCAGGATGGTCAAACCCTCGACCAGTACCTGAGCAGCATTCGCGATTTGGAGCAAGGTCTGCGGAACGCCGAAGATTGGATCGACAAGCCAAAGCCGGTCGTCGATCGCAAACCGCCGGAGGATATCGCCGATCGGTCGGAACTGACCGCCCGGATGCAGTTGATGTACGATATGATCTTTCTCGCGTTTCAGACCGATTCGACCCGGCTGATCACCTTGTCTGGCGCCGGCGACAATGGCGTCGTCGCGCTCGACGGCGTCGAAGATGGCTGGCACAACCTCAGCCACCACGGACGCGACGAAGAGAAGATCAAGATGCTGGCGATCATCGAACTGGAAGAGATGCGCCTGTTCGCCGAATTGCTGCAGAAGTTGGACGACGTCCAAGAGGGAGACGTCACGCTGCTCGATCAAACGTCGATCGTGCTAGGGTCGAACCTCGGCAATGCGTCGAGCCACGACAACTCGAACCTGCCGATCATCGCCGCCGGCGGACGCTTCCAGCATGGCCAGCATCTCGCCTTCGACCCCAAAAATCCGCCCCCCCTGTGCAACCTGTTCGTCAGCCAACTGCAGCACCTGCAGATCGAAGTCGACCAGTTCGCCAGCGGCGGCACAACGCTCGCCGGGCTATCGGCAAAGCAGGGTTAG